In Streptomyces hawaiiensis, one genomic interval encodes:
- the pstC gene encoding phosphate ABC transporter permease subunit PstC produces the protein MGTPTQTIETPPPASQPTADKRAARGATRPGDRIFLALSRGSGILLLVIMAAIAVFLTYRASLAISKDQGNFLTTFQWDTNLVPPDFGIAVLAFGTVVSSIVAMVIAVPVAVAIALFLTHYAPRRMRGPIAYVIDLLAAVPSIVYGLWGALVLVPHMNGLFGWLNDYLGWTGIFSWQGGAPRSMLTVGILLAIMILPIITNVSREVFRQVPQMHEEAALALGATRWEVIRMAVIPFGRSGVISASMLGLGRALGETMAVATVLSPTFDIQASLLDPGGGTFAQNIASKFGEATEFGRDALIASGLVLFVITLLVNGAARAIIARRKEYSGANA, from the coding sequence ATGGGCACACCCACACAGACAATCGAGACACCTCCCCCCGCTTCGCAGCCGACCGCCGACAAGCGCGCCGCGCGCGGGGCCACCCGGCCCGGAGACCGGATCTTCCTCGCTCTCTCCCGCGGCTCGGGCATCCTGCTGCTGGTGATCATGGCCGCGATCGCGGTCTTCCTCACCTACCGCGCCTCCCTGGCGATCAGCAAGGACCAGGGCAACTTCCTCACGACCTTCCAGTGGGACACCAACCTCGTCCCGCCGGACTTCGGCATCGCCGTCCTGGCCTTCGGCACGGTCGTCTCCTCGATCGTCGCCATGGTCATCGCGGTGCCGGTCGCCGTCGCCATCGCGCTGTTCCTCACGCACTACGCCCCGCGCCGGATGCGCGGCCCCATCGCGTACGTGATCGACCTGCTCGCGGCCGTGCCGTCCATCGTCTACGGCCTCTGGGGCGCCCTCGTCCTCGTGCCGCACATGAACGGCCTCTTCGGCTGGCTGAACGACTACCTCGGCTGGACCGGCATCTTCTCGTGGCAGGGCGGCGCCCCCCGCTCGATGCTGACCGTCGGCATCCTGCTCGCGATCATGATCCTGCCGATCATCACCAACGTGAGCCGCGAGGTCTTCCGCCAGGTCCCGCAGATGCACGAGGAAGCGGCCCTGGCGCTCGGCGCCACCCGCTGGGAGGTGATCCGCATGGCGGTCATCCCCTTCGGCCGCTCCGGCGTCATCTCCGCCTCGATGCTCGGCCTCGGCCGCGCCCTGGGCGAGACCATGGCCGTCGCCACCGTGCTCTCCCCGACCTTCGACATCCAGGCCAGCCTGCTCGACCCGGGCGGCGGCACGTTCGCCCAGAACATCGCCAGCAAGTTCGGTGAGGCCACCGAGTTCGGCCGGGACGCGCTGATCGCCTCCGGTCTGGTCCTGTTC